Part of the Terriglobales bacterium genome, ACCGGGTCCTGGCGCAGGATGCCGTCGAAGATGACCGCCGAGGTTTGGCCGATGAAGGGTGCGCGGCCGGTGGCCATCTCGTAGAGCACGGCGCCAAGAGAGAACAAGTCGGTGCGCTCGTCCAGGTCCTCGCCGCGGGCCTGCTCCGGCGACATGTAAGCGACCGTGCCGAGAGCGGTGCCGGGGCTGGTGAGATGCTCCTCGCTGAGGCTGCCGGTGGCCATGGCGGAGAGGGCGGCGCCGGCCTTGCGCTTCATCGTTTTGCTGGCCAGGCCGAAGTCGAGGATCTTGGCGTGGCCGGATTCGGTGACAAAGATGTTGGAGGGCTTGAGGTCGCGGTGGACGATGCCCTTGGCGTGGGCAGCGGCCAGGCCATCGGCGATCTGAATGGCGAGTTCGAGCAGCTCATCGAGCGGGAGCGGCCGGTGAGAGATGCGCTCCTGGAGGGTCTGGCCCTCGAGCATCTCCATGGCGATGAACTCACGGCCATCGCTCTCGCCAATGTCGTAAATCGTGCAGATGTTGGGGTGATTCAGTGCGGAGGCCGACTTGGCCTCGCGCTGGAAGCGCTCCAGTGCCTGGGGGTCGTGGGCAACGTCGTCGGGGAGGAACTTGAGGGCGACGTAACGCTCGAGGCGGGTGTCCTTGGCGCGGTAGACCACGCCCATGCCGCCATGACCCAGCTTGTCGAGCACCTTGTAGTGAGAAACCGTTTCTCCGACCAAAAGAACGTTCCCCCGGGGTGGGGTAATCGTAGCAGAGAACCGAGAAGAGAGGGCAGAGCACAAAGCGCATAGTTCATAGCGCATGGTTCATAGCCAGGAGGAGATAGTCAGTCGGTCGTGGGTCGCCGGTCGTGGGTCGTGGGCAAACCTTGAGGTTGCGACACTTTGGGATGGACCGATGTGAAACGCTACGGCCGAAGGTGGCCGCGCCAAGGGCCCGTGCGAGGGCGCGCGGGCTACTTTGTGCAACCCTTCTAGCTGCCGACCAGGGCGGGGCGCTTGGGGAGCATCTCGCCGATGCGCTTGATGGCGCCGCCGACCGCGCGCAACTTCTCTTCGATGCGCTCGTAGCCGCGGTCGATGTGATAGACGCGGTCGATGATGGTCTCACCATCGGCCACGAGTCCCGCCAGAACAAGTGACGCCGAGGCCCGCAGGTCGCTGGCCAGCACGGCGGCGGCGGAGAGCGGGGTCTTGCCGCGCACGATGGCACGGCGGCCTTCGATCTTGATGTTGGCGCCCATGCGCACCAGCTCGCCGGCGTGCATGAAGCGGTTCTCGAAGATGTTCTCGGTGATGATGGAGCTGCCCTCGGCCTGGGTGGCCAGCACCATGAACTGCGCCTGCATGTCGGTAGGGAAGCCGGGGAACTCCTCGGTGCTCATGTCGCAGCCCTTGAGCGGGTTGTCGCCCTGGACGCGGACGGAGTCGCCGTTGTGGGTGATCTTGACGCCGCACTCCTCGAGCTTCTTGCAGAAGGTGAGATGGCGCGGGTCGCAGCCGGAGATGATGAGGTCGCCGCCGGTGAGCGCGCCGGCGACGATGAAGGTGCCGGCCTCGATGCGGTCGGGAATGATGCGGTGCCGGGCGCCCTTCAGCTTCGACACGCCCTTGATGCGGATAGTGGGCGTGCCGGCGCCGTCGATCTTCGCGCCCATCTTGTTGAGCAGGGCGGCGAGATCGGCGACCTCGGGCTCGCGAGCGCAGTTCTGCATGACGGTCTCGCCGTCGGCGAGAGTGGCCGCCATCATCAGGTCCTCGGTGCCGGTGACGGTGATGCGGTCGAAGACGATCTCGCCGCCCCGAAGGCGATCGGTAGAGGCTTCGACGTATCCGTGTTCCACGGCGATCTTCGCGCCCAGCTGCTCCAGGCTCTTGATGTGGAGGTCGATGGGACGGGCGCCGATGGCGCATCCGCCGGGAAGAGAGACGCGGGCGCGTCCGGTGCGCGCGACCAGGGGGCCGAGCACCAGGGTGGAAGCGCGCATGGTCTTGACGATCTCGTAGGAAGCCTCGGGGGTGGCGAGGTTCTTCATGGAGATGGTGGTGCGGTGGTGGGCGCGGCCGTAGCCGAGCTCGACCTCGCCCCCCATGGCGACCAGCAGCTTGCGTTCGGTATGGATGTCACGGACGTCGGGGATGTTCTCGAGGATGACGGGTTCTTCGGTAAGGATGGCGGCGGCCATGGCGGGCAGGGCCGCATTCTTGGCGCCGCTGACGCGGACGGTGCCGACCAGCGGCTCACCGCCGCGGATGACGAATTTGTCCATTTGTTTTCATTCTAACGGGAATCGCCGTGGAAGTAAGCAGAGCGGGAGGACATGTACGGAGGAAGTACCCAGTACTCAGTACCAAGTACCAAGCGGAAGCCGGAACAAACTTCTAGCGACCCTTCTTCTTTTTCTTGCCCTGATCTCGCTTCTCCTCGATGGCCTGGCGGACGTTGCCGCGGGCGCGGTGAAGGCGGCGGTGGGCCTCGTCGCGGTTGACGCGCGCCAGATGCATGACCACCGCCACCGGCAGAGTGCGCGCATCGTGCAGGAGCTGCGCGGCGCGGGCCTGGTTAAGGCCGGTGAGGGCGTGCAGGACAGTGAGGCCGCGCTCCACCAGTTTCTGGTTGCCGAAGTGCACTTTGACCATCCAGTTGCCGTACACGTAGCCGAGGCGTGCCATGGCGCCGGTGGAGATCATGTTGAGCACCATCTTCTGAGCGGTGCCGGCCTTCAGGCGGGTGGAGCCGGTGACGACTTCGGGCCCGGCGTCGGTGACGATGGCCAGTTGCGCGGCCCTGGCCAGGGGCGAGCCGGCATTGCAAGTGACGGCGACGGTGCGAGCGCCGTGCGCCCGGGCGTATTCGAGGGCGGCGATGGTGTAGGGAGTGCGGCCACTGGCGGCGAGGCCGATGACGACATCGGCTTGCCCGGGACGGCGGCCGGCCATGTCCGCTTCGCCGAGTTCGCGCGAGTCCTCCTTGGTCTCGGCGGCGGAACCGAGGGCGGGCTCGCCGCCGGCGATGATGTATTGCACCTGCCAGGCTTCGACGCTGAAAGTGGGCGGGATCTCGGCGGCGTCGAGGGCGGCGACGCGGCCGCTGGTGCCGGCGCCGACATAGATGAGGCGCCCTCCGCGGGAGAGGGCGTCGGCGGCCAGCTCGATGGCCTTGGCGATCTGGGGCAGCGCCTTCTTGACCGCGGCGGCGACCTTGGCGTCCTCGCGATTGATGACGCGCGCGATCTGCAACGCGGTCATGGTGTCGAGCTTGGCGGAAGCCTTGTTGGGCTGCTCGGTGCTTTGCTTGCGCGGTTTGCTCACGTGCGTCCCTCCAGACATTCCACGACTGCATCGTGAAAACGCGGCCGGACTTCCTTGATGAGTTGCGATTTGCGGTCGGGCCAGGTGCGGTTGGTCAGCAGCGTGACCGAGAGGCGGCGCTCGGGGTCGATCCACAGCGAGGTGCCGGTGTAGCCGAGGTGGCCGAAGGAGCGCGGGGAAAAATATTGGCCGGATTGCGAGGGCGGCGAGGGCGTGTCCCAGCCGAGGGTGCGCGAGGTGCCGGGCGGAGAATCCTGGCGGCGGGTGAAGAGGGCGACGGTTTCGGGACGGAGGATGGGACGTCCGCCGGCCAGCATGCACTCGGCGAAGCGGGCGACGTCTTCGGCGGGAGCAAAAAGGCCGGCGTGTCCGGGGTCTTCCGACCCCATGGCGCGTGCATTCTCGTCGTTGACTTCACCTTGGATGATCGTGCCTGGGAACCGGGGCGACTTCTCAGTTGGAGGGACTGCGGAACGCAGCTTGGGATGAGGTCGAAAGGTCGTCTGTAGCATTCCCAGAGGCCGAAAGATTTCATAGGCGCACAAACTTCCGAACCCCCAGCGCGTGATCTGCGTCATGGCCAAGGCCAACAACAAGAAACCTATGTCGCTGTATTCAACCTGCGTCCCGGGATTGTTTGTCAGTGGGACAGCAAGTATCGCCGGAAGCATCTGTGCATAGCCTGTTGCCTTTTCAAAGAGCCTCTCATATGCGGGCAGTCCGGAGGAGTGGGCGAGCAGCATTCGGAATGTGACTTGTTGTCGGCGAGAATCGTCTCCCGCGAATTCGGGAAGCGCAGTTATGAGCGGCGCGTCCAGATCGAACTGGCCTCGCTCGTAGAGGATCATCGCCATGGTGGTGGTGGCGACTGCCTTGGTGACCGAGGCGAGGTCGTAGATGGTTTCGGGCTGGACGGCGGGAGACTCCGGCTCGTAGGTGAAACGGCCGAGGCCCTTGAGAGCGACCAGGCGGCCTTGATGCGTGATGGCGACCGCGGCGCCGGGGAAGGCGTGGCGGGCGATGCCGTCGCGCAGGACGTCGAAGGCGCGAGCGAAGCGGGTGTCCTGTTGCGCGAAGTCGGGCGCCGGGTGACGCGGCCGGGTCTCGGTGGAACTGGTCACTGGGCTTCTGTCGCGTGTTATAACACAGGGAATTCCTGGTGCTTCCGCGAATCCAAGCCCGCGCCGTCACGCTCGTCGCCGCCCTGGCTGTGCTGGCGGCGCCGTTGACGCCGGCCGCCGATCAGAAGCCGGACTTCGCGGCAGTCGATGCCATCATTCAAAAGGCTATCTCCGACAACCTGATCCCGGGCGCGGTGGTGGTGGTCGGGCACGACGGGAAGATCGTGTATCGCAAAGCGCTGGGCAACCGGGCGGTTTCGCCGCGGCGCGAGCCGATGACGCTGGACACCATCTTTGACATCGCTTCGATGACCAAGACCTTCACCGCCGTCTGCGTGATGCGGATGGTGGAACTGGGGCAGGTGCGGCTGAACGATCCGGTGGCGCGCTACCTCCCGGAGTTCGCCGGCCAGGGCAAGCAGGACATCACGGTGCGGCAGTTGCTGACGCACTACTCGGGGCTGGAACCCGACCTCGACCTGAAGCAACCATGGCAGGGCAAGGAACTGGCGCTGCGGATGGCGTTCACCGCCCAACCCCTGGCGCCGCCGGGAGCGCGGTTCATCTACAGCGACATCAACGGGATCGTGCTGGGCGCGCTGGTGGAGCGGGTGTCGGGCATGCCGCTGGAGAAGTACATGGAGGCGCAGGTCACGGGACCGCTGGGGTTGGCGAACACGCGTTTCCTGCCGCCGGCGGAGTGGAAGCCGCGCATCGCGCCGGCGGACTACGCGGAGAAAGTGCTGGGCGAGGGGACGCGCATCCTGCACCTGCGCGGGACCGTGAACGATCCCACGGCCCGGCGCATGGGCGGAGTGGCGGGGCACGCCGGATTGTTCTCGACCGCGGACGATCTGGCGAAGTATGCGCAGTGGCTGCTGGACCGCGACCGGCTGCTCGCGCCCGCCACCATCGAGAAGATGACCACGGCGCAGCAGCCGCCCGAGCAGACCGAGCTGCGGGGGCTGGGATGGGACGTGGGGTCGTCCTTCGCCAACAACCGCGGCGAGCTGCTGCCGGTGGGCGGCTTCGGGCACACCGGGTGGACGGGAACGTCGCTGTGGGTGGACCCGCTGACGCGGACCTACATCATCATCCTGAGCAACGCCACCCATCCGAGCGGAATGCCGGAGCGCGGAGTGATCTCGCTGCGCGCCCGGGTGGCCAACGCGGTGGCGGCGGCACTGAGCCTGAAGGTCAGCAAGGAAGACCAGCTCCGGCTGGCGAACATCACCGGCTACAGCGAGCGCATGGCGGGGGTGCGAACCCTGATGGAGCGGAACGGCGAGGTGAAAGCCGGCATCGACGTGCTCGAGGCCACGGATTTCGCGGCGCTGCGCGCGGGCCGGGCGCTGACCCGGGTGGGGCTGCTCACCAACCAGACGGGAGTGGATTCGGCGGGGAAGCGCACCATCGATGTGCTGGCGCGGGCGCCGGGAGTGAAGCTAGCCGCGCTGTTCTCGCCGGAGCATGGGGCGCTGGGGAATGTGGACACGGTCAACATCGGGAACACGACCGAAGCAGCCACCGGGGTGCCCATCTACAGCGCCTACGGCGCGACCGCCAAGGAGAGGCAGCCGGCGCAGGAGGTGTTGCGGGAGCTGGATGCCGTGGTGGTCGACCTCCAGGACGCCGGCGCCCGCTTCTACACCTACGAGGAGAGCCTGGGACGGTTCCTCGAAGGCGCCGCCCAGGCGGGCGTCGCCATCGTGGTGCTGGACCGGCCGAACCCGGTGACCGGCGCTTTTCTCTCGGGCCCGATGTCGAACGGATCGGGCAAGCCCTTCGGGAATTATCATCCGCTGCCGGTGCGCCACGGGATGACCATGGGCGAGCTGGCGCAACTGTTCAACCAGGAGCGGCACATCGGCGCCCGGCTGACCGTGGTCCCGATGCAGGGCTGGTGGCGCGGCGACTGGTACGACGCGACCGGGCTGGCCTGGATCGGTCCCTCGCCCAACCTGCGCAGCGTCGCGGAGACGACACTGTACCCAGGAGTGGCGCTGGTGGAGGGGACCAATGTCTCGGTGGGGCGCGGGACCGACACGCCCTTCGAGCTGGTGGGAGCGCCGTGGGTGAACGGGCGGGAGCTGGCGCGGTATCTGAACGCGCGCCTGATCTCCGGTGTGCGCTTCGTGCCGGTGCGCTTCACGCCCAAGGACAACAAGTACACGGCGCAGGCGTGCCAGGGCGTGAACCTGATCGTCACCGATCGAAATCACCTGGACTCACCTGCGCTGGGTATCGAACTGGCGTCGGCCCTGCTGAAGCTGTATCCCCAGGACTACAAGATCGAGAGGATGATCGACATCCTGGCCAACCAGGCGACGTTCGACGCGATCGTGGCGGGGACGGACCCGCGCCGCATCGCCGAAGACTGGCGCGACGACATCGAGCGCTTCGAGAAGGTCCGCGGAAAATACTTGCTCTATCGATGAGCGACTTCGAAAGTGCCGCCGGGTTCTTATAATGCTGATTCCCACAGGAGGTCGTATGCGTCTCGGGGCCCTGCTCCTATTGTCCTGCGCCATCATGTTCGCTCAGGAGAAGCCCGCGGAAGAGCAGACAGCGGCTCCGGCCACGGTCGTCGTGCCGGCCGGCACCAAGCTGCCGGTGGTGCTGAAGCACGCCATCAACACCAAGTCAGCGCAGCCCGGCGATGCCATCTACGCCGAGACCAACTTCCCCGTCGTCGAGAACGACCGCATCCTCATCCCGGCCGGGACCTACGTGCAAGGGAGCATCACCAGCGTGAAGCGTCCGGGGAAGGTGAAAGGGCGGGCCGAAGTCCTGATGCACTTCAACACCCTCATCTTTCCCAACGGCTACACCGTCTCCATCCCGGGGGCGCTCGACCAGGTGCCGGGCGCGGAGAACAGCAAGGTCAAGGACAAGGAAGGCACGGTGCAAGCCGACAGCAGCAAGGGCAAGGACGTGGGCACGGTCGCGAAGGCCGGGGCGACGGGAGCGGTGATCGGGGCGGCGGCGTCGGGCGGCAAAGGTGCCGGCATCGGCGCCGGGATCGGGGGGCTGGCAGGGCTGGCCGTCACCATGCTCACCCGCGGCAACGACGTGCGGCTGGAACAAGGGACAACGGTGGAGATGGTGTTGCAGCGGCCGCTGGTGCTGGAGGAGGCAAGGCTGGAGGCACGGCCACGCGAATATGTCCCGGCCCGCCAGCCGCAGCCCATGGAGCGACCGAAGCTGACGCCCTCCCCCGACCCGCGGTAGATTCGCGCCATTCGATGCCTCAGGCCTGCCGTTCGGCGGCGCCCAAGCCGTCTGGGTGCGCCTTCTTTGCTAGCATCTTTCCCGTGGCGGTACGGACCATCTTCAGCATGGCGGAGGACTGCGCCCGCGACCAACGCCAGGGCTGGTACGAATTTGTCCGCGACTACGGCGCCATCGCCCGCACCCTGCTGACGCACTTTTTCCCCACTCTGACTCCGGAGATCGACAACCACGTGGCGGCGGTTTTTGCCCGCGCCCGGGCCGACGGCTCGGCGTGGTTCTCCTCCATCAAGTTCAGCAACGAGCGCGAGTTCCTGGTGGCCTTCCGCAACTTGGTCTTCGCCTATGGGCGGGAGCAGGAGCGCGTACCCGCGCCGCAGATCTCGCTCGAACAGCTGGCGGAGATCATGAAAGACCTGCCGGTGGTGGAGCGCGAGATGCTGTGGCTGTTCATCAAGGGCTACGACGCGCCGCAGATCGGCCGCATCGTCAGCAATCTGGAGAGCACCGCGGTGGCGGTGAAGAAAGTGGCGGACGAGCGGCTGCGGGCGGTGATCCCGGGCTCGGCGCCGGACGCGTTCGCGCTCTCGGCGCGGGTGCTGATGGTGGAGGCGGAGAAGAAGAAGTCCGAGAAATGCCTTCCGCTAAAGACCTTCAACGACATGATCAACGGGCAGCTTTCGTGGCGGGAGCGGGACCTAACGGAAGAGCACATCAAGGACTGCTTCTACTGCCTGGACCGCTACACCTCGTTCTGCGAAGGCATCCGCCTGCGCAAGGACGCGCAAACGCTGGCGGAGCCGGAGATCGAAGCGCTGCTGGAGAAGATGGGCGCGCCGCGGAAGCAGAGCAAGGGCCTGCTGGCCAAGCTGTTCTCGTAGTCAATCAACCCTCAATCGATTGTCATCCTGAGCGAAGTCCCGTAGGGATGAGCGTGAGGACCTACAGTTCGCATCTCGCAGCGAGTTCCACGGCAGTGGGGCGATTTCCGCTAGTTCACCGGCGCTACTTCAGCAAGAACAGCGCGTTCACGTGGGCCGTGACCGTGATCTTCTGGGCGGAGAATTCCTCCGTCGCCGGCGGCGGCGCCGCCTCGGCGCGCATGGCCATGGGTGCCCGCATGGCCCCCCGGATGATGGGGATTTGCTCCACCGTGTCCACGGAAGCGGATGACAGCTCGCCCAGGGTGCGGCCGCCGGCCTGGGCCACCGCCGCTGCCGAGCGGCGGGCGCGCTGCAGCGCGTCTTCCACTGCCTTGGTCTTCGCCGCGTCCATGTTTTCCAGGGTGTAGCTCAAGGTCTGGTTCTGGGTGACGTCCAGGTCGGAAAGCTGCTGCACGATGGGCCCCACCTTGGAGAAATCCTTCAGCTTCACGCTCACGCCGGTGTTCACGCGATAGCCGATGAGCTTGCGCTTGGGCGTGCGGTAGTCGTAGACCGGCTCCAGGGAGTAGAAACCGATCTCGGCGGACTTGGGTTCGATGCCGTTGCTGCGCAGCATCCGGCGGATCTGCTCGGCGGCTTCGGCGGCGCGGTCGGAGGCGGCTTTCGAAGAGTCCTCCTGGGCCGAGATATTGAATTGCACCACCGCGGTGTCGGGCGGCGATTCGAACTTGCCGTCGGCCCCGACGTAAACCGTGTTCTGGGGTTGGCCGTAAATCGGACGCTCCTGGGCGCTGGCGGCCAGCGATACCGTGGCGATCGCGATAAGCAACAGGATCCGTTTCATAAGGGTCTCCTTGATGACGTTCTGAATATAGAACGCCGCCGGAGCGCCGGCTTGTAAAAGATAAGGGGGGATTGCGTGGCGCGGCCGCCCTCGGCCGGCCACGGCAAACGAGCATACGAGTTCTAGTGCGTCGGCACCGTGAGCGGCCGGTCGAGGCGGAGTTCCAGTTGCTGGCCTTTTTGCAGGACCAGCTCGCGCCCGGTGAGGACGCTGGCGCCCAAACCCACACCCGCGCCGGCGACCGCGCCGATGACTGCGCCCTTGCCGCCGCCGGCGACCGCGCCGGTGGCGGTGCCCACGGCGGCGCCAATCGCCGCGCCTTCGGCGGCCCGGCGCTTATCCACGCCGGTGCGCGAGATCTCGCCCTCGGCTCCGGTCTCCGGCTTCACCCCGTGCTCTCCGGGTACGCTAGTCACGGTAGCGGCGATGGGCATGCCACCGTGGTTGGTGTCGATCTCATCGAAGCTCAGGATCATGCGGGCGTGAAAGCCGCTGTCCACGCTGCTGACGTGTCCCTTCAGCTTCTTGCCGCGGGGGATCACCTGGCCGTTCGGGGCCGTGAGGTCCTCCATCAGCTCGGCCTTGAACTTCTTGCCCGGCTTGACCTTGTTGCTTTCCAGTTTGTCCTTGAGCCGGACGACGAAGCGCGTACCTTCGGGGATCGCGCCTGGGCCACTGTAGGGGTAGTTGGACGGTGGGGGATAGTTCGAAGGATAGGATTGGGCCGCGGCCAGGCCGCTCAGTAGCAGCGCGCACAAGCCCATCCAGGCTCCTGATGGTCTCCGCATAGACTCCTCTTCTGAGGGGACTCTGTATTTCGATGTGCAGAGCTGCCGAAGGGCTGTATGGGGGCAGGAATCAGGAGGCAGGCGGCAGGATGCAGGCGGACATGGCTCTTGCTGCGCCCTGCATCCTGCGTCCTGCCTCCTTCTTCCATGATGCCCAATTAGGGACGAATCGCGGCGGATACTTTCAAAAACCTCGCAACTCTGCAACTTTGAGAATGCAGGCCGCGTCGAATAGACAGGACCTCACCCTCCCCCAACCGGAGGACTATGAAGAAGTGGTATATGCCCCTGGCGGTCCTTGGCATAGGGAGCCTGGGGGCGTTGCTGCTGAGCGAGCGCGGACGGCAAGCCCTGCGCTGGGTCGCTGAGAGCATCGAGCGTCACCAGGACACGATCTTAGAGTGGAACGAGGCCGCCGAGCGGGAACTTGACCGCCTGGAAGAGGCCCTGGACCGCATCGCCGCCAGCATCGAGGGAACAGAAGAGGCCCGCTGACCGGAGGGCCCGGACACCTCAGGCTGCGACCTGGTTGATCTTCTGCGCCATCCTGATGTCCCGCTGCGTCACTCCCCCGGAATCGTGCGAGATCAGAGCCAGCTTCACCTTGTTGTAGTTGATGGTGATGTCGGGGTGGTGCTGGGCCGCTTCGGCGGCGTCGGCGATTTTGTTCACGAACTTCATCGCGCTTACGAAATCGGGGAATTCGAAGAGACGTTCGATCTGCTTGCCATTCTGCTTCCAGCCGGGCAGGGAATTCAGCGCAGCGCGAATGTCGGCATCGGACAGAGTCGTTCCCATCTCACCCTCCAAACGGTCACACGTTAGCAAAAAGGTCGAGTGGCGTCATCCTGAGGGTGGAAGCGCGGGCCTTTAGGCCCGCGAACAGTGCCATCATATTTCTGGCGCTTTAGCGCTGGTCACTGACAAATCGCGCATAGGGTGCTAGGTTGCGCGGCATGAAATTTGCGCCACAAGAGATCAGGACATTCTTCGTCACTACGCTTACCTGGGGGCGAAGAACTGTTTTCCAAACCGATCGAATGGCCAGTCTCATGATCGACGTACTCGAGACGAATCGGCGAAAGGGCCATTTTCAATTACATGAGTTTGTCGTCATGCCGAACCATCTGCACCTTCTTCTAACGCCCGCATACGAGATTCCCCTGGAGCGCGCCATCCAGTTCATAAAGGGCGGATTTTCGTACCGCGCGAAGCGGGAACTCGGCTTCAATGGCCCAATCTGGCAGCCGAGCTTCACGGAACATCGGATCAAGGACGCCGAGGATTACGCAAAACACCGGGAGTACGTTGTGCAGAATCCGCACCGCGCTGGGTTGGCACGCGATTATCCTTCTTGTTCGGCGACCGGTCGGTACGAAGTTGATGATGCCCCGCCAGCGCTAAAGCGCACATCAATCGATGAGCTGGTTTCGCGGCGCTGAAGCACCGCGCTTCCACCGAAGAAGCCACGCTTCCACTAAGCAATCGGAGGAGGGAAGGTCGGCTGGCATTACACCGTCGCTTTCTGCGCGTAGGCGAAGCGGATGATCTGGGAGTTGATCTCCTTGCGCAGGTCGTCCCAAATGCTCTCCGGCATGGCCAGGAAGACCTTCACCACCTCGGGATCGAACTGCCGTCCGCCCCACCTCTTGATCTCTTCGCGGGCTGCCGAGAAGGGTTGCGCGGCGCGGTAGGGGCGGTCGGAGGTGATGGCGTCCAGGGTGTCCGCGATGGAGAAGATGCGGGCCCCGAGCGGGATCTCGTTCCCCTTGAGTTGCCGGGGGTAGCCGGTGCCGTCGTACTTCTCCTGGTGGGAATAGACGATCTCGGCGGCCTCGGCCAGGAAGGGGATCTTCTTGAGCATGACGTAGCCGCGGTAGGCGTGCTCCTGCATGATGAGGAGCTCGTCGGCATCGAGCTTGCCGGGCTTGCGCAGGATGGCGTCCGGGATGGCCATCTTGCCGATGTCGTGCAGGAAGGCGCCGCGAGCGATCACTTTGATCCGCTCCTGGGGCAGCCCCATGGCCCGGGCCATGGCGATGGTGAAGGCGGTGACCCGCTTGGAGTGGCCCTCGGTCTCAGCGTCCTTCAGGTCGAGGGCGTCGCCCAGGGCTTCCAGGGTGATGTCGTAGGAGCGTTCCAGGTCGCCCATGGCCAGGCGCAGCTGCTCGGTGCGGGCGGTGACTAGGGACTCCAGGTTCGACTGGTAGGCGCGGTTCTCCAGCTTGAGGCGGCGGTTCTCCAGGGCGCGGCGGACGGTGGCCATCAACTGCTCGCGCTCAAAGGGCTTCAGCAGGTAGTCGTAGGCCCCATTGCGGATGGCGGCGAGAGCCACGGAGATGTCGTGCACGGCGGTGACCATGACCACCGGCATATCGGGGAATTTCTCTTTGGAGCGCTCCAGCAGGCCGATGCCGTCGAGCTCAGCCATCATCAGGTCGGAGAGCATGAGCTCGAATTCGCCCTGCGCCTCCAGCACCGACAGGGCGTCGAGGCCGGAGGAGGCCTGAGTGCACTTGTAACCGGCGGCACTCAGCATGGAGGACACAATCTCGCGGATCGCGTCTTCGTCGTCCACTACCAGGATCTTGTCCCC contains:
- a CDS encoding transposase, which codes for MKFAPQEIRTFFVTTLTWGRRTVFQTDRMASLMIDVLETNRRKGHFQLHEFVVMPNHLHLLLTPAYEIPLERAIQFIKGGFSYRAKRELGFNGPIWQPSFTEHRIKDAEDYAKHREYVVQNPHRAGLARDYPSCSATGRYEVDDAPPALKRTSIDELVSRR
- a CDS encoding HD domain-containing phosphohydrolase — encoded protein: MYITEAAAWPRYLGDVFPSGSLDKCVYNTRTMDGDKILVVDDEDAIREIVSSMLSAAGYKCTQASSGLDALSVLEAQGEFELMLSDLMMAELDGIGLLERSKEKFPDMPVVMVTAVHDISVALAAIRNGAYDYLLKPFEREQLMATVRRALENRRLKLENRAYQSNLESLVTARTEQLRLAMGDLERSYDITLEALGDALDLKDAETEGHSKRVTAFTIAMARAMGLPQERIKVIARGAFLHDIGKMAIPDAILRKPGKLDADELLIMQEHAYRGYVMLKKIPFLAEAAEIVYSHQEKYDGTGYPRQLKGNEIPLGARIFSIADTLDAITSDRPYRAAQPFSAAREEIKRWGGRQFDPEVVKVFLAMPESIWDDLRKEINSQIIRFAYAQKATV